Proteins co-encoded in one Nematostella vectensis chromosome 15, jaNemVect1.1, whole genome shotgun sequence genomic window:
- the LOC5522338 gene encoding spondin-1 isoform X2: protein MEASEILLIFLSITTVSSSLPLQTPCSGKECSESHEVHRRALPLECCACGKATYKLTFKGKWSQETHARHHPGPMARWSPLIGCSHSNKYVMWRYGGIASRAVQMMSEWGATEYLDEEMRNQQENVMSIIQTPSLWYGVGESSAVFRVDSTRHLLSMISRMIPSPDWNVGVDRVNLCTTNCTWKHEETIDLIPWDAGTDDGITFKSPNARSTPKQPISRITTRLHDHPRASFYLNTNDQIRPFASLKLERLAVSGGCSNDAHIAPKNPYPPKSARIDCQLTHWSKWTSCSVTCGVGEQIRGRDIIRVPEHDGIPCPNLYEHRPCARQRCSSTKKCEVTPWSAWSSCRGSCGVGRKVRTRRIIRQSSLSGMTCPSLVKKRKCKLSPCRQGDQSQALDCVVTSWSVWSTCSRDCKGRMIRTRQILRKSRGRGRPCPRLRQKKKCNRSCKGSSK, encoded by the exons ATGGAAGCGAGTGAAATATTACTGATTTTTCTCAGTATTACTACAGTCTCGTCGTCTCTTCCCTTGCAAACTCCCTGCAGCGGAAAAGAGTGCAGTGAATCACATGAAG TCCACAGGCGCGCCTTACCGCTGGAATGCTGCGCATGCGGGAAAGCCACTTACAAACTAACATTCAAAG GTAAATGGAGTCAAGAAACGCACGCGCGCCATCATCCGGGACCCATGGCTAGATGGTCACCATTGATTGGCTGCTCCCATAGTAACAAATACGTCATGTGGCGTTATGGCGGGATTGCGTCACGCGCTGTACAGATGATGAGCGAGTGGGGGGCCACTGAGTACTTAGATGAAGAGATGCGGAATCAACAAGAAAATGTCATGAG TATCATTCAAACCCCGAGTCTATGGTATGGCGTCGGAGAGAGCTCGGCAGTATTTCGGGTGGACAGTACACGCCACTTATTGTCTATGATATCCCGTATGATCCCGAGTCCCGATTGGAATGTTGGCGTTGATCGGGTAAACCTGTGTACTACGAATTGTACGTGGAAGCACGAAGAGACCATTGACTTAATCCCTTGGGACGCAG GAACAGATGACGGGATCACATTCAAGTCCCCAAACGCCCGTTCCACTCCAAAGCAGCCAATAAGCCGCATCACTACCCGGCTTCATGACCATCCAAGGGCTTCATTTTACCTCAACACGAATGACCAAATAAGGCCTTTTGCAAGCCTGAAGCTAGAGCGTCTAGCGGTCAGCGGTGGTTGCTCGAATGATGCCCATATCGCACCGAAAAATCCATATCCTCCGAAATCAG CTCGTATCGATTGTCAGCTGACTCATTGGTCCAAGTGGACGTCATGCTCAGTCACGTGTGGTGTTGGGGAGCAAATAAGAGGACGTGATATAATCAGGGTCCCAGAGCATGACGGGATTCCCTGTCCTAATCTTTATGAGCACAGGCCATGTGCACGCCAGCGATGTTCAA GCACGAAAAAGTGTGAAGTTACCCCGTGGTCAGCATGGAGCTCATGTCGGGGTTCCTGTGGTGTTGGACGCAAAGTACGCACGCGTCGTATCATCCGCCAATCATCTCTCTCCGGGATGACGTGTCCTTCATTAGTCAAGAAAAGGAAATGTAAACTTTCTCCATGCCGTCAGGGGGACCAATCACAAG CTTTAGACTGTGTCGTCACGTCATGGTCCGTTTGGTCCACGTGTAGTCGTGATTGTAAAGGCAGGATGATCAGAACGAGGCAAATTCTGCGGAAAAGTCGGGGCAGAGGCAGACCCTGTCCAAGATTacgacaaaagaaaaaatgtaaccGCAGTTGTAAAG GTTCAAGCAAGTGA
- the LOC5522338 gene encoding spondin-1 isoform X1: MEASEILLIFLSITTVSSSLPLQTPCSGKECSESHEVHRRALPLECCACGKATYKLTFKGKWSQETHARHHPGPMARWSPLIGCSHSNKYVMWRYGGIASRAVQMMSEWGATEYLDEEMRNQQENVMSIIQTPSLWYGVGESSAVFRVDSTRHLLSMISRMIPSPDWNVGVDRVNLCTTNCTWKHEETIDLIPWDAGTDDGITFKSPNARSTPKQPISRITTRLHDHPRASFYLNTNDQIRPFASLKLERLAVSGGCSNDAHIAPKNPYPPKSARIDCQLTHWSKWTSCSVTCGVGEQIRGRDIIRVPEHDGIPCPNLYEHRPCARQRCSSTKKCEVTPWSAWSSCRGSCGVGRKVRTRRIIRQSSLSGMTCPSLVKKRKCKLSPCRQGDQSQALDCVVTSWSVWSTCSRDCKGRMIRTRQILRKSRGRGRPCPRLRQKKKCNRSCKGRRVISWKHFRRGGIAEGNAKTYIS, encoded by the exons ATGGAAGCGAGTGAAATATTACTGATTTTTCTCAGTATTACTACAGTCTCGTCGTCTCTTCCCTTGCAAACTCCCTGCAGCGGAAAAGAGTGCAGTGAATCACATGAAG TCCACAGGCGCGCCTTACCGCTGGAATGCTGCGCATGCGGGAAAGCCACTTACAAACTAACATTCAAAG GTAAATGGAGTCAAGAAACGCACGCGCGCCATCATCCGGGACCCATGGCTAGATGGTCACCATTGATTGGCTGCTCCCATAGTAACAAATACGTCATGTGGCGTTATGGCGGGATTGCGTCACGCGCTGTACAGATGATGAGCGAGTGGGGGGCCACTGAGTACTTAGATGAAGAGATGCGGAATCAACAAGAAAATGTCATGAG TATCATTCAAACCCCGAGTCTATGGTATGGCGTCGGAGAGAGCTCGGCAGTATTTCGGGTGGACAGTACACGCCACTTATTGTCTATGATATCCCGTATGATCCCGAGTCCCGATTGGAATGTTGGCGTTGATCGGGTAAACCTGTGTACTACGAATTGTACGTGGAAGCACGAAGAGACCATTGACTTAATCCCTTGGGACGCAG GAACAGATGACGGGATCACATTCAAGTCCCCAAACGCCCGTTCCACTCCAAAGCAGCCAATAAGCCGCATCACTACCCGGCTTCATGACCATCCAAGGGCTTCATTTTACCTCAACACGAATGACCAAATAAGGCCTTTTGCAAGCCTGAAGCTAGAGCGTCTAGCGGTCAGCGGTGGTTGCTCGAATGATGCCCATATCGCACCGAAAAATCCATATCCTCCGAAATCAG CTCGTATCGATTGTCAGCTGACTCATTGGTCCAAGTGGACGTCATGCTCAGTCACGTGTGGTGTTGGGGAGCAAATAAGAGGACGTGATATAATCAGGGTCCCAGAGCATGACGGGATTCCCTGTCCTAATCTTTATGAGCACAGGCCATGTGCACGCCAGCGATGTTCAA GCACGAAAAAGTGTGAAGTTACCCCGTGGTCAGCATGGAGCTCATGTCGGGGTTCCTGTGGTGTTGGACGCAAAGTACGCACGCGTCGTATCATCCGCCAATCATCTCTCTCCGGGATGACGTGTCCTTCATTAGTCAAGAAAAGGAAATGTAAACTTTCTCCATGCCGTCAGGGGGACCAATCACAAG CTTTAGACTGTGTCGTCACGTCATGGTCCGTTTGGTCCACGTGTAGTCGTGATTGTAAAGGCAGGATGATCAGAACGAGGCAAATTCTGCGGAAAAGTCGGGGCAGAGGCAGACCCTGTCCAAGATTacgacaaaagaaaaaatgtaaccGCAGTTGTAAAGGTAGGCGAGTGATTTCTTGGAAGCACTTCAGGCGCGGAGGAATTGCTGAGGGTAATGCGAAGACTTACATATcctaa
- the LOC5522338 gene encoding spondin-1 isoform X3 gives MARWSPLIGCSHSNKYVMWRYGGIASRAVQMMSEWGATEYLDEEMRNQQENVMSIIQTPSLWYGVGESSAVFRVDSTRHLLSMISRMIPSPDWNVGVDRVNLCTTNCTWKHEETIDLIPWDAGTDDGITFKSPNARSTPKQPISRITTRLHDHPRASFYLNTNDQIRPFASLKLERLAVSGGCSNDAHIAPKNPYPPKSARIDCQLTHWSKWTSCSVTCGVGEQIRGRDIIRVPEHDGIPCPNLYEHRPCARQRCSSTKKCEVTPWSAWSSCRGSCGVGRKVRTRRIIRQSSLSGMTCPSLVKKRKCKLSPCRQGDQSQALDCVVTSWSVWSTCSRDCKGRMIRTRQILRKSRGRGRPCPRLRQKKKCNRSCKGRRVISWKHFRRGGIAEGNAKTYIS, from the exons ATGGCTAGATGGTCACCATTGATTGGCTGCTCCCATAGTAACAAATACGTCATGTGGCGTTATGGCGGGATTGCGTCACGCGCTGTACAGATGATGAGCGAGTGGGGGGCCACTGAGTACTTAGATGAAGAGATGCGGAATCAACAAGAAAATGTCATGAG TATCATTCAAACCCCGAGTCTATGGTATGGCGTCGGAGAGAGCTCGGCAGTATTTCGGGTGGACAGTACACGCCACTTATTGTCTATGATATCCCGTATGATCCCGAGTCCCGATTGGAATGTTGGCGTTGATCGGGTAAACCTGTGTACTACGAATTGTACGTGGAAGCACGAAGAGACCATTGACTTAATCCCTTGGGACGCAG GAACAGATGACGGGATCACATTCAAGTCCCCAAACGCCCGTTCCACTCCAAAGCAGCCAATAAGCCGCATCACTACCCGGCTTCATGACCATCCAAGGGCTTCATTTTACCTCAACACGAATGACCAAATAAGGCCTTTTGCAAGCCTGAAGCTAGAGCGTCTAGCGGTCAGCGGTGGTTGCTCGAATGATGCCCATATCGCACCGAAAAATCCATATCCTCCGAAATCAG CTCGTATCGATTGTCAGCTGACTCATTGGTCCAAGTGGACGTCATGCTCAGTCACGTGTGGTGTTGGGGAGCAAATAAGAGGACGTGATATAATCAGGGTCCCAGAGCATGACGGGATTCCCTGTCCTAATCTTTATGAGCACAGGCCATGTGCACGCCAGCGATGTTCAA GCACGAAAAAGTGTGAAGTTACCCCGTGGTCAGCATGGAGCTCATGTCGGGGTTCCTGTGGTGTTGGACGCAAAGTACGCACGCGTCGTATCATCCGCCAATCATCTCTCTCCGGGATGACGTGTCCTTCATTAGTCAAGAAAAGGAAATGTAAACTTTCTCCATGCCGTCAGGGGGACCAATCACAAG CTTTAGACTGTGTCGTCACGTCATGGTCCGTTTGGTCCACGTGTAGTCGTGATTGTAAAGGCAGGATGATCAGAACGAGGCAAATTCTGCGGAAAAGTCGGGGCAGAGGCAGACCCTGTCCAAGATTacgacaaaagaaaaaatgtaaccGCAGTTGTAAAGGTAGGCGAGTGATTTCTTGGAAGCACTTCAGGCGCGGAGGAATTGCTGAGGGTAATGCGAAGACTTACATATcctaa